A genomic region of Corticium candelabrum chromosome 22, ooCorCand1.1, whole genome shotgun sequence contains the following coding sequences:
- the LOC134196972 gene encoding HMG box-containing protein 1-like, producing MAASPVLELLSKDPSATRCSPVPVDGRHSNDVFGGRRKSTSPLLNFADLRQVDAQVLSARGVVAPSPGLIRAPAHQRTLVQGSVGTSHFIAPLAPSLVVCTAPHSLTGLTHHPHAGFLTELAIIATSSHSPLMKIIPDDISTRHALPEVNSVVTGNEEERISPNQASNALVKSINPDLTWSCFLASCWIQNSEGVWVGVDDMRRDITAAQFDVEWDDQLRLISYTTALGNDDVMLATFTVVQDNQHRVTALVPLDHPFIVKGKGWCSFSPLQTEQNYKLEHCQSLELHDVCLPFESDNMFLASSVQGLGLSELDSDAVLALSLMARQRNELNLSRHSSSIVSSSASKKRGSKRNPDRVKRPMNAFMLFAKKYRPEITQDNPGKDNRTISVLLGDKWKEMSWEQREAFVVEARYLAEQHKRLNPDCWKRRKLHDSSKARSPHKS from the exons ATGGCGGCTTCTCCG GTCCTCGAACTACTGAGTAAAGATCCGAGTGCAACGCGCTGCTCTCCGGTGCCTGTCGACGGCCGTCATTCAAACGATGTGTTCGGCGGTCGGCGAAAATCGACCTCTCCGCTGCTCAATTTCGCTGATCTGCGACAAGTCGACGCTCAAGTTTTGTCAGCTCGAG GTGTCGTTGCTCCGTCACCAGGCTTGATACGAGCGCCGGCCCATCAGCGTACTCTCGTACAAGGCTCAGTTGGTACGTCGCATTTCATCGCTCCGTTAGCGCCAAGTTTGGTCGTCTGCACGGCTCCACATTCACTCACCGGTTTGACTCATCACCCGCATGCCGGCTTTTTGACAGAACTAGCCATCATAGCGACCAGCTCGCACAGCCCATTGATGAAAATCATACCCGACGACATCTCAACTAGGCATGCGCTGCCGGAAGTAAATTCCGTTGTCACGGGCAACGAGGAGGAAAGAATTTCGCCAAACCAAGCGAGCAATGCACTAGTGAAGTCGATAAATCCTGATTTGACTTGGAGTTGCTTCCTCGCATCTTGTTGGATACAAAACTCTGAGGGAGTCTGGGTTGGGGTCGACGACATGCGAAGAGATATAACTGCTGCGCAATTTGATGTGGAGTGGGATGATCAACTGCGGTTGATTAGCTATACTACAGCTTTAGGAAACGACGATGTAATGTTGGCTACGTTCACTGTCGTTCAAGATAATCAACATCGAGTGACTGCATTAGTCCCACTCGATCACCCATTTATTGTAAAAGGAAAGGGATGGTGTTCGTTTAGCCCTCTGCAGACGGAACAAAATTACAAGCTAGAGCACTGTCAGTCACTAGAGCTACACGATGTATGTCTACCGTTTGAGTCTGACAACATGTTTCTTGCTAGTAGTGTCCAGGG CCTTGGGCTTTCAGAGTTGGACTCGGATGCTGTTTTAGCCCTTAGCCTTATGGCTAGA CAAAGAAATGAGTTGAATCTGTCAAGACACTCGTCATCTATAGTTTCTAGTTCTGCTAGCAAGAAACGTGGCTCGAAACGGAACCCAGACAGAGTGAAACGGCCAATGAATGCTTTTATGTTATTCGCGAAAAAGTATCGACCGGAAATAACCCAAGACAATCCTGGAAAAGACAACAG AACAATAAGTGTTCTTTTGGGTGATAAATGGAAGGAGATGTCATGGGAGCAGAGAGAGGCATTCGTTGTTGAAGCAAGGTACCTTGCTGAGCAACATAAACGACTCAACCCGGACTGCTGGAAACGACGTAAA CTGCATGATTCTAGCAAAGCAAGGAGTCCTCACAAGAGCTGA